A single genomic interval of Croceibacter atlanticus HTCC2559 harbors:
- the rfbD gene encoding dTDP-4-dehydrorhamnose reductase has product MKSSKANTILVTGANGQLGTCIKAIANNYPSCNVVFEDSSSLDITNRNQVVQYMSNSQFDYIINCAAYTAVDLAEDNKEKAFEINAKAVENLTIACKRFSSTLLHVSTDFVFDGKKNAPYLERDSTHPLNYYGASKLNGEQIIQQALSKYVIIRTSWLFSEFGNNFVKTMVRLGQEKKELSIVADQYGSPTYAIDLAHILLTFIASSSTSYGLYHFSNHGATTWYNFAAEIFKLQNQDIRLHKTTSKQFASRAIRPKYSVLETKKVKETLNVEIRNWQSALKEMISRL; this is encoded by the coding sequence ATGAAGTCTTCCAAAGCAAATACAATTTTAGTAACAGGAGCTAATGGTCAATTAGGAACCTGTATAAAAGCAATAGCTAATAACTATCCCTCTTGTAACGTTGTATTTGAAGACAGTTCCAGTTTAGATATTACAAACAGAAATCAAGTAGTGCAATACATGTCAAATTCACAATTTGACTATATTATAAATTGCGCAGCTTACACTGCAGTTGATCTGGCCGAAGATAACAAAGAGAAGGCTTTTGAGATTAATGCTAAAGCTGTGGAAAACCTAACTATTGCATGCAAGCGTTTTTCCAGTACACTACTTCATGTGTCGACAGATTTCGTGTTTGATGGAAAAAAAAATGCACCGTACCTAGAGAGAGATAGCACGCACCCTTTAAATTATTATGGAGCGTCAAAACTAAACGGCGAACAAATTATTCAACAAGCATTAAGTAAATATGTTATAATTAGGACGTCTTGGTTATTCTCAGAATTTGGAAATAATTTTGTAAAAACAATGGTGAGATTAGGGCAAGAAAAAAAAGAATTAAGCATTGTGGCAGATCAATACGGATCACCGACCTATGCAATAGATTTAGCGCATATATTGCTTACGTTTATAGCATCATCTTCAACAAGCTATGGGCTGTATCATTTTTCAAACCATGGAGCAACCACGTGGTATAATTTTGCAGCAGAAATTTTTAAGTTGCAAAATCAAGATATACGCTTACATAAAACGACATCTAAGCAATTTGCAAGCAGAGCAATACGTCCTAAATACAGTGTTCTGGAAACTAAAAAGGTTAAGGAAACATTAAATGTTGAAATTAGGAATTGGCAAAGTGCTTTAAAAGAGATGATTAGTCGATTATAA
- the rfbC gene encoding dTDP-4-dehydrorhamnose 3,5-epimerase encodes MTIKETPLKDCYIIEPKVFYDERGYFYEQFNEQVFQAETKLNVKFVQDNVSESKFGVIRGLHYQQGMHSQAKLVTVLEGEVLDVAIDLRKNSPSFGKQFSMILSSENKKQLFVPKGFAHGFSVLSKTARFFYKCDAYYNKESETGIKYNDETLNIDWQLKDGEIIVNDKDKHLPDFKSAIYF; translated from the coding sequence ATGACTATTAAAGAAACACCACTTAAAGACTGTTATATTATAGAACCTAAGGTGTTTTATGATGAGCGTGGTTATTTTTATGAGCAATTTAATGAGCAGGTATTTCAAGCCGAAACTAAATTGAATGTAAAGTTTGTTCAGGATAATGTATCTGAATCAAAATTTGGAGTAATTAGAGGGTTACATTATCAACAAGGGATGCATTCGCAAGCTAAATTAGTGACTGTTTTAGAAGGCGAAGTTTTAGATGTGGCTATAGACTTAAGAAAAAACTCGCCAAGCTTTGGCAAGCAGTTCTCTATGATTTTATCTTCAGAAAATAAAAAACAATTATTTGTACCAAAAGGCTTCGCTCATGGCTTTTCTGTATTAAGTAAAACAGCACGTTTCTTTTATAAATGTGATGCATATTATAATAAAGAGAGTGAAACAGGGATTAAATATAATGACGAAACTTTAAATATAGATTGGCAACTAAAGGATGGTGAAATTATAGTTAATGATAAAGATAAACACTTACCTGATTTCAAAAGCGCAATTTACTTTTAA
- the rfbB gene encoding dTDP-glucose 4,6-dehydratase gives MSKKQILITGGAGFIGSHVVRRFVKNYPNYHIYNLDALTYAGNLENIKDIEESSNYTFVKGDITDEPFINSLFEKHQFDGVIHLAAESHVDRSITDPLAFVKTNVIGTMTLLNAAKTIWKDDFEGKRFYHVSTDEVYGALGDTGLFTEDTAYDPNSPYSASKASSDHFVRAYGETYGLPYVISNCSNNYGSYHFPEKLIPLFINNIIQEKPLPVYGDGNYTRDWLFVEDHAVAIDLVFHKGKNHETYNIGGFNEWKNIDLVRLLCQQMDEKLGRDKGTSEELITFVKDRPGHDLRYAIDASKINKELGWEPSVTFEQGLAKTIDWYLDNEKWLKNVTSGNYQNYYKEQYG, from the coding sequence TTGAGTAAAAAACAAATTTTAATTACAGGAGGCGCAGGCTTTATAGGGTCTCACGTTGTTAGGAGGTTTGTTAAAAATTACCCTAACTACCACATTTATAATCTTGATGCCTTAACCTATGCGGGAAACTTAGAAAACATTAAGGATATAGAAGAGTCCTCTAATTATACCTTTGTGAAAGGTGATATAACAGATGAGCCTTTTATTAATTCGCTATTTGAGAAACATCAATTTGATGGTGTTATACATCTTGCTGCAGAGTCACACGTAGACCGATCAATAACAGACCCATTAGCGTTTGTGAAAACTAATGTTATAGGGACAATGACGCTTTTAAATGCTGCTAAAACAATCTGGAAAGATGATTTTGAAGGAAAACGTTTTTACCATGTAAGTACAGATGAGGTGTATGGTGCATTAGGAGATACTGGATTATTTACAGAAGATACAGCCTATGATCCTAACTCACCATATTCAGCGTCAAAAGCTAGTTCAGACCATTTTGTAAGAGCATATGGAGAGACCTATGGCTTGCCTTATGTCATTTCAAATTGCTCAAATAATTATGGGTCGTATCATTTCCCAGAAAAATTAATCCCACTATTCATCAATAATATTATTCAAGAAAAACCTTTGCCAGTTTATGGCGATGGTAATTATACAAGAGATTGGTTGTTTGTTGAAGATCACGCAGTTGCAATTGATTTGGTATTCCATAAAGGTAAGAACCATGAGACGTATAATATTGGAGGGTTTAACGAATGGAAAAATATTGACCTTGTAAGATTACTATGCCAACAGATGGATGAAAAATTAGGGCGTGATAAAGGCACTTCAGAAGAGCTTATTACATTTGTAAAAGACAGACCAGGTCACGATTTGCGTTATGCTATTGACGCTTCTAAAATTAATAAAGAATTAGGTTGGGAGCCAAGTGTAACATTTGAGCAAGGCTTAGCTAAAACTATAGATTGGTATTTAGATAATGAAAAATGGCTTAAAAATGTAACATCTGGTAATTACCAAAACTACTATAAAGAACAATACGGTTAA
- the cysQ gene encoding 3'(2'),5'-bisphosphate nucleotidase CysQ: protein MNSNLEANFVVAVKASVLAGKEIMKVYQQEFEVSKKADNSPITEADNKANDCINKFLKQTEIPIISEENEDISFEIRKHWTKCWIVDPLDGTKEFVNRNGEFTVNIALVNRGVPTFGVIYWPVKQLLYVGDVSQNLAFRLQLINHQFSNRLLKDVKVLSPKRDHKSLKVLVSRSHASNETKKYIDNLQKTGHPIELKSIGSSLKFCQIAEGNAHLYPRFAPTMEWDTAAGHAICNAVNIKVMQVNSTNELEYNKENLYNPNFIVTFKQ, encoded by the coding sequence ATGAATAGTAATCTTGAAGCAAATTTTGTAGTGGCAGTTAAAGCTTCTGTTTTGGCTGGTAAGGAAATTATGAAAGTGTATCAGCAGGAGTTTGAAGTTTCTAAAAAGGCTGATAATTCCCCAATTACAGAGGCTGATAATAAAGCTAATGATTGTATTAATAAATTTTTAAAGCAAACTGAAATACCAATCATTTCAGAAGAGAACGAAGATATTTCATTTGAGATTAGAAAACATTGGACAAAGTGCTGGATTGTTGACCCTTTAGACGGTACAAAAGAATTTGTAAATAGAAATGGAGAATTTACGGTAAACATTGCTTTAGTAAATAGAGGCGTGCCTACCTTCGGTGTCATATATTGGCCAGTTAAACAACTATTATATGTTGGTGATGTAAGTCAAAATCTTGCATTTAGACTACAGTTAATAAACCATCAATTTTCTAATAGATTATTAAAAGATGTAAAGGTATTGTCACCGAAGAGAGACCATAAATCGTTAAAGGTGTTGGTAAGTAGATCGCATGCAAGCAATGAAACAAAAAAATATATAGACAATTTGCAAAAGACAGGGCATCCTATCGAATTAAAATCTATTGGGAGCTCTCTTAAATTTTGTCAAATCGCCGAGGGAAACGCACATCTTTATCCTAGATTTGCACCAACCATGGAATGGGATACTGCTGCAGGACATGCTATTTGCAACGCTGTAAATATCAAAGTAATGCAAGTAAATTCAACAAATGAATTAGAGTATAATAAAGAGAATCTTTATAATCCTAACTTTATTGTAACATTTAAACAATAG